A stretch of DNA from Tsuneonella amylolytica:
GCGAGGACTTCGAACGCCTCCCGCAAGTCGTCGATCGCTATCTGGCGGAGTAAACGGCGGCGACCGCCGGGTTGTCCTTTGGACGTGCGCCACCTAAAGCGCCCCCGCCCGGCGATGCGGGCGGACAATATGGTCGTTTGCACGTGAAGGGTATAGTTTTGGCCGGGGGCAGCGGCACGCGGCTCTATCCGGCGACTCTCAGCATCTCCAAGCAGTTGCTGCCGGTCTACGACAAGCCGATGATCTATTATCCGCTGTCGGTGCTGATGCTGGCCGGCATCCGCGAAATCCTCGTCATCAGCACTCCGCGCGACGTGCCGATGTTCCGCGAACTGCTGGGCGACGGCAGCGATTTCGGCATTTCGCTCGAATACGCGGTCCAGCCCCAGCCCAACGGGCTTGCCGAAGCGTTCGTCATCGGCGCCGACTTCGTGCGCGGCGGGCCGAGCGCGCTGATCCTGGGCGACAACATCTATCACGGCGAGAAGATGGGCGACAAATGCGCCGCTGCCGCTGCCGAAGCCGCGAAGGGCGGGGCCAACGTCTTCGCATATCACGTGGACGATCCCGAACGCTACGGCGTCGCGGAGTTCGATCCGGCGACGGGCAAGGCCATCTCGATCGAGGAAAAACCGGCCAACCCGCGCAGCAACTGGGCGGTGACGGGACTCTATTTCTACGATGCCGACGTGGTCGACATTGCGAAGTCGATCAAGCCGTCGCATCGCGGCGAGCTCGAGATCACCGACGTCAACCGCACCTATCTGGAGCGGGGCGACCTCCACATCACCCGGCTGGGGCGCGGTTACGCCTGGCTCGACACCGGCACCCACGACAGCCTGCACGAAGCGTCGAGCTTCGTGCGCACGATCGAGCACCGGACCGGCATCAAGATCGCCTGCCCGGAAGAGGTCGCGCTGGAACAGGGCTGGCTCGATGCCGAAGGCGTGCTGCGCCGCGCCGCCGCGCTCGGCAAGACGGGCTACGCCGACTACTTGAAAAAGCTCGCCGGGGCGCGCGCATGACCGATTTCCGCCCGACCGAAATCGACGCCGTCGTCGAGGTCGTCCCGCCCCGCTACGGCGACAACCGCGGGTGGTTTTCCGAAGTCTACAAGCGCACCGCATTCGCCGATGCCGGAATCGAGATCGACTGGGTGCAGGACAACCAGTCGTTCTCCGCCCCCGTCGGCACCGTGCGCGGGCTGCATTTCCAGGTGCCGCCGGTCGCGCAGGACAAGCTCGTGCGCGTGCTGGCCGGATCGATCTTCGACGTGGCGGTCGACCTGCGCCGCAGTTCGACGACTTATGGCAAATGGGTCGGGCGCACCCTGACTGCCGAGGAGGGCAACCAACTGCTCGTGCCGATCGGATTCGCGCACTGCTTCATGACGCTCGAGCCCGACACGCAGGTTCTCTACAAAGTGAGCGCACCCTGGTCGAAGGAGCACGAGGGCGCGATCCGCTGGGACGATCCGGCGATCGACATCGACTGGCCCGACACCGGCCATGCGCCGACCCTGTCCGACAAGGACCGCGAAGCACCTCTCCTGGCCGAATTCGACAGTCCGTTCGAGTAACGGCACCGTTCGTCGGGGGCCGTCGCGCCCCGCCGGGGGGTTGCCTGCCGGGTCCCGCACGACTAGAGCGCGCGCTGTTTCAGGACGCCGACCCGAGGCGACGCTACACACACCCATGAACCTGCGCTTCCTTTCCTCTTCCAAGAGCAGCATCGACTTCAAGGTGCTCGCGGTCTTTCTAGCCGTCGTCTTCCTGCTGGGCGGCGGCGCGCGGGCCGACATTGCGAGTCTGGTGCTGTTGCGTCCGCTTTCGGTCGTGCTGGCGGGTTGGTGGATCCTCCGGCTCGACCGGGCTGCCCTGTCGCGCCATCGCTGGTTCCTCCTGTTTGCGGGGGTCACCTTCGGCCTGTTGCTGCTCCACATGATCCCGCTGCCTCCATCGCTCTGGCAGTCTTTGCCGCAGCGCGATCTCGTCGAGCGGATCGACGCAGCGGTCGGTCTGGGCGAGGTCTGGCGTCCGCTGACGCTCGCCCCCGACGCTGCGCGCAACGCGCTGTGGTCGCTGTTCGTGCCGTTCGCGGTGGGCCTCGGCATGCTGCGGCTCGACGGGCGGGAGCGGCGCACGATGCTGGCGGTGGTGCTGGGGCTGGGCGCGATGTCGCTGGCTCTGTCGCTGCTGCAGGTATTCGCGCCGTCTGCATCTGTGCTGTGGTTCTACCGCGTCACCAACAACGGCTCTCCGGTCGGCCTGTTCGCCAACCGCAACCATGCCGCCGTATTCCTCGCCGCCTTGCTGCCGCTGGCGACCGCCTGGGCGATGCAGCAGGGCGACGAGAAGCGCGCGGTCCTGAAGCGCACCGCGCTGGTGGTGGCGGTGGTGCTCGTGGGGCTGGTCGAGCTCGTCTCGGGCTCGCGGGCCGGCATCGTCGCCTACGGCGCCGCGATCCTTGCATCGGTTCTCCTGCTGCCCACCGAATGGAAGCCGGCGCGCCGCCGGGCGAAGGCACCGCCCGCCTTCCTCGGTCGGCCGCGGCGCAGCGCCCTCATCGCGGTCGTCGCGTTCGGCGCGCTCCTGGTCGCGCTGCTCCTGCTGCTCGGCGGACAGGCAACTGCTCTCAGCCGCCTGTTCGACAGCGGTACCGGCGATTTCCGGCCCATGTTCTGGCGGCGGACTACCGCCATGATCGGCGAGTACTTTCCGCTGGGTTCGGGCTCGGCATCGTTCGTCGAGGCGTACCGGGCCGGCGAACTGCCCGGCGATGTGATGCGCTCCTACGCCAACCACGCGCACAACGACTACCTCGAGATCGCGCTGACGCTGGGCATACCCGGTATCCTCCTGGTCGCGGCCATCCTTGCCTTCATCGTGTTTCGCCTGCTCGCCGCGTGGCGCATTGCTCCCGTTCCGGGAAGCAACGTGCGCCTCGCTCGTGCCGCCGGCGCGGCGCTGGTGATATTCGCCGGCGCAAGCATCGTCGACTACCCGCTGCGCGTCCCCTCGCTCTCCGCGTTCGCCGTAGTCGCCCTGTTCTGGCTGGTTTCGCCGCGGTCGGCGGGCCGGGACAGTTCATGAACGGTTTAAAACTCCTATGGTTTTCCGGCCGCTCCTCGTTTAGTCGAGCGGTCTCTGGAGGGTTTCGATGCGTCTGAGTTTCGTGTTCGCAGTGCTGGCTGCCGTGCTGCTGGGCGCGTGCAGCACGGGCACCAAGGTCGGCGGACCCGGTTCCGCTGCGCAGGTCGTCGATGGCGCCGTGTTGCCCGCACCGACGCTGGCCGACACGCACAACACCCGCGCCTACCGCGTCGGACCGCTCGATACGCTGTCGGTCCGTGTCTATGACATGCCCGAACTCAGCATAGACCGGGTCCAGGTCGCCGCCGACGGCAGGCTGACCTATCCGCTCGTCGGCAGCGTCGACGTCTCGGGCCTCACCCCGACCGAAATCGAGGATTCCCTGCGTAGCCGCCTCAAAGCCGCCTATATCCGCGACCCGCAGGTCAAGGTGAACCTGCTCGAGACGATCACCCAGGTCGTTACCGTCGATGGACAGGTGATGCAGCCGGGCAGCTACCCGGTCGTTACCGACATGACCCTCGTCAAGACGATCGCCGCCGCCCGCGGCCTCAAGGAATTCGCCAAGCCGGGTTCGATCGTGGTGGTGCGCACGGTGGAAGGGCGCAAGATGGCCGCGCTCTACAACCTCAACGCGATCCGCCGCGGGGTCTACGAGGACCCGCCGATCTACGCGAACGACCTCGTCTTCGTCGACGAGAACGTGGCCGCCCGCTACTTCGGCCAGGCCGCGTCGCTGTTCTCGACGCTGACCTACCCCCTCGTCACGATCCTGCAGTAAGACGGGCACCGGCATTCCATGAGCAAGACCCTGTTTTCCCAAGGCATGGCCGACATGCAGCCCGCATCGGCCGATAGCGCCGCCGTGCGCGCCGACCACGGCGACGGGCACGTCGGCGCCGCGCCGATCCTGCTGCAGTACTGGAACGCGGCGCTGCGCCGCAAATGGATCATCCTGGCCATCGTCGTTCTCGCGATGACTGCTGGCGTGGTCTACACCCTGCTCGCCCGCCCGCAGTACGAAGCGACCGCGCAGATCGAGATCAGCCGCGACGAGCGCAATCCGACCAAGATCGAGGGCGCGCAGTCCGAGACCTCGATGCAGGATCAGGAATTCTACCAGACCCAGTACACCCTGCTCGAATCCCGCTCGCTGGCCGAGCGGGTGGCCCAGCAGCTTTCGCTCGCCAACAATCCCGATTTCTACGCCGCGCACGGGGTCGAGCCGCCCGCAGCCGGCAATGCCCGCGACCAGGTCCGCAACGCCGGCCGCCTGCTTCTCGCGCATGTCGAGATCCTGCCGATCACCCGCTCGCGACTGGTCGACGTCACCTACATCAGCGGCGATCCCGCCTTGTCGGCGCGGATCGCGAATGCCTGGGTGGAAAACTACATCCAGGCCGCGATCGACCGGCGTTTCGCCTCGACCGTCGGCGATCGCAAGTTCCTTGAGGGACGGCTTGCCGAACTCGCCGTCAAGCTCGAGCAATCGGAGCGGCAGGCTGCGGAATTCGCAAGCAACAAGGGCATCGTCCCGCTCAACACGACGATCGGCGGCGACGGCAGGACTCAGACCCAGCAGACGCTGGCGGCCGCACAGCTGACGGCTCTCAGCAACGCGCTGGCCGACGCGACTGCCGACCGCATCGCCGCGGAAGCCCGCACCGGCAGCGCGACCAACGATTCGGTGGTCGAAAACGCGACCGTCGCCAGTTTGCGCCAGCAGCGCGCAGAAGCGGCGGCGGAATACGCGACGCTGATGGAGAAGTTCGAGCCCGGCTTCCCCGCCGCGCGCGCGCTCCAGAACAAGATCGCCTCGCTCGACCGGGCCATCGGCAGCGAGGAATCGCGGGTCAACCGTGCGCGTTCGACCGGATATACCGAAGCTGCCCGGCGCGAGGCCAACCTGCGGCAGCAGGTCGCCGCGTTGTCGGGCCGTCTCGGCCAGGAAAACCGCGACGAAATCCAGTACAACATCTTCCTGCGCGATGCCGATACCACCCGCCAGCTCTACGACAGCCTGCTCCAGTCGTACAAGGAGATCGGCGTCGCGGGCATCGGTGCCAACAACATCTCGATCGTCGACCGCGCCGAAGTGCCGACCAGCCCGTCGGCGCCGGTGCTGACGGTCAACCTGCTCGTTGCGCTGCTCCTCGGCCTCGGTCTTGCCGCGCTGGTCGTCGTGATCCTCGAACAGATCGACGAGGGCCTCCGGGATCCGTCGGACGTGCGCCGCCAGCTCAACGTCCCGCTTCTCGGTGCCGTGCCGATGTCGGACGTCGAATCGCCTGTCGCGGAACTCGCCGATCCCAAGTCGGAACTGTCTGAGGCCTATCTCAGCGTCCAGACAAGTTTGGCTTTCGCGACCGATCACGGCGTGCCGCGCAGCCTGATGGTGACGAGCTCTCGCCCGGCGGAGGGCAAAAGCCTGACCGCCTATGCGCTCGCCTCCGTCCTCGCCCGCACCGGCAAGTCGGTCATACTGGTCGACGGCGACATGCGCTCCCCTTCGGTCCACGAGCTCGACGGATCGACCAACGTGCGCGGCCTCAGCAACGCACTGGCCGGCGACGACGACTGGGCAGCCAACGTCCGCCCGAACGCCACGGGCCGTTTCACGGTGATGAGTGCCGGCCCGACCCCGCCGAGCGCAGCCGAACTGCTGAGCGGCGCCCGCTTCGCAACCGTCCTGAACGAACTGGCATCGCGGTACGATCACGTCGTGATCGACGCGCCGCCGGTCCTCGGACTCGCCGACGCGCCGATCATCGCCCGCGCGGTGGAAGCCAGCGTCTTCGTGGTCGAGGCGAACGGCGTTTCGGTCCGCGGCCTGCGCTCCGCCATCGGCCGCCTGCGCCAGTCGCAGGCGAACCTCGTCGGCGCGGTCATGACCAAGCTGACCAGTGCGGGCTTCGGCTACGGTTACGGGTACGGCTACGGTTACGGCTACGGACGGACCGCCGACGTCCCCGCGGAATGACGCATGGCCCGTTTGTCGTTCCGAACCACCGCCGTCATGATCGGCGCGATCGCGCTGGGATCGCTCGCGTTCCTCGACGCGGCGCGTGCGAGCATGGTCGAGATCAATCCGTCCCTTGCGGTCGCCCTTCCGGGTAGCGAGGACGCGCAGGTTCGCCTGCTGTCGGCCCTGATGGGCCAGCCCGACAAGGGTCCGCCGAAGGCCGCCGCGATGGCCGTCGCGCGCGAGCGCCTGCGCGACGAACCGCTCGACGGGGACGCGCTGAACCTGATGGCCTACGTCTCCGACCCGACCGGGCGTTCGGCGGAAACGCGTAAATATGCCGATCTCGCGACCCAGGTGTCGAAGCGGCAAATCTTCTCGCAGCTGGCGATGACCTACGGCGCGGCCAGCGCCAACGATACGGTGGCCGCGCTCGACCGGTTCGATGCCGTGCTGCGGTCCCGGCCCGACGCGGGTGCGCTGTTCTTCCCCCGCCTGCGCCCGGCTCTGGCGAGCCCCGAAATGCGCGCGGCGATCGCCGGCTTGGCGCGCGACGATTCTCCGTGGGCGATGGATTTTCTGCTGTTCAGCAGCGGCGAGCCGCAGTTCTCGCCGTTCGTATCGGACGTGCTTCGCCGTTCCGGCACCGCGGTCCCCGAGCGCCAGCGTGCGCTTCTGGGCGGGCCGCTTGTCACCCGCGCATTCGAGGCGGCGGACTATGCCGGCGCGCGCGACATCGTGGCTCTCGTGCCCGGTGGTTCGAAGGCCCTGTTCACCAGCCCCGCGCTTTCGGAGCGCTCGCTCGATACCAGGTACGGGGCGGCCAGCTGGTCGCTTCCCAGCAGCGCGGCCGGATCCGCCAGCGCGACGGGCAAGGGCGCGGACGTCGGCCTGTCGGTCTATGCGACCGGCGGCGCGCACGATGTCGTGGCGATCAAGAACCTGCTCCTTGCGCCCGGTCGCTACGCGATGTCGCACGCGCTGGTCGCGGGCATGAACGCGGCCGAGGGTGCCGACGCGCGTTGGCGGCTGTCGTGCATCGGCCGGTCCGACATCTGGATCAGCCCCAACCTCCTTGCGGGTGAGGGAACGAAGCGGACGTTCGCGCCCTTCACCGTCCCGTCCGGCTGCCCCGCGCAGCGCCTCGAACTGAGGACCGACGTCGTCTTCGGGCAGCCGTCGATCGATTTCACCGTGCGCAACCTCGCCTTGAAGCGCGCATCCGCCGCGAACTAGTTCGCGCACCTTTGCACATCTCCAATCTGGCAGACACAATGACCCAGGGTTTGAACGACAAATCGATTTTGCTCACCGGCGGCACCGGCTCCTTCGGCAAGGCCTTCGTACGCCGCGCGCTCGACCTTTACCCCGGTATCCGGCGGCTCGTCATCTTCTCGCGCGACGAACTCAAGCAATTCGAAATGCAGCAGATGTTCCCGTCGGACCGGTATCCGCAGCTGCGCTTCTTCATCGGCGACGTGCGCGACGAGGCGCGCCTGCGCCGCGCGCTGGAAGGCGTCGATATCGTGATCCACGCCGCCGCGCTCAAGCAGGTGCCGGCGGCCGAATACAATCCGTTCGAGTGCATCAAGACCAACGTCCTGGGCGCGCAGAACCTGATCGAGGCGGCACTCGATTCGAAGGTCACCCGCCTCGTCGCGCTGTCGACCGACAAGGCGGCCGCGCCGGTCAACCTGTACGGTGCGACCAAGCTGTGTTCGGACAAGCTGTTCATCGCCGCCAACAACATCCGCGGTTCGCGCGACATCCGCTTCAGTGTGGTGCGCTACGGCAACGTGATGGGCAGCCGCGGCTCGGTCATCCCGTTTTTCCTCGCCCGCAAGGGGCAGGGTTCGCTCCCGATCACCGATCACGCGATGACCCGGTTCAACATCTCGCTCGACGAGGGCGTGGACATGGTCCTGTGGGCGATCGACAATGCCGAGGGCGGCGAGATCTTCGTGCCCAAGATTCCGTCCTACAAGATCGGCGATGTCGCGAGCGCGATCGATCCCGACGCTAGCCAGGACGTGGTCGGCATTCGCCCGGGCGAGAAAATCCACGAGGAAATGATCACCGAATCGGACAGTCCGAACACGGTCGATCTCGGCGAGTACTACGCCATCTTGCCTTCCAGCGGGGCGGTCGAGCGCTATTGCGCGGACCGGGGCGCCACGCCGGTGGAGCCCGGTTTCGCCTACAACAGCGGGTCCAATCCAGACTTCCTGTCGGTCGACCAGCTCCGCGACCTGATCGACCGCCACGTCGCGAACGGTTCCGGGGACTAGGGGCGCGCATGGCGAGAGGCGCCGCCCTCTTCTTCGCGCGAGACTTCCTCGCGACCGAGTTCCCCCGCATGGCCGAGGCGATGCGCGACCGTCCGCGCGTGTACATCGTCCTCAACGAGCAGGAGGCCGCCACGGTCGCCTCGCTCGATCCGGAGGGCGAAATCGAGCGGGTGGGCGCTGCCCATGCGCAGCACCTGATCGGCGACGACGGAAGCGCCGTCGCCCGGGATCGGACGCTGCGCTACGCCTCGCTGGAGGAAATCGACCAGGTCCGGCGCGCCGTGCAGGCGGTGACCGACGCGGTGCTCGCCCGCCATCCCCGCCCGTCGTTCTACTTCGACGAACCGGTGAGCGGCTTTGCCAACGAGATGTTCAACGCGCGGTTCAAGGCGGCCGGCGCGCTGTGCCTGCATTTCCAGACCGCGTGGGTGCCGGGTTACATCTTCTTCACCAGCGACAAGGGGCAGGACGAACCGATCCGCCTCGACCTGATGTCTGGCGGCCGGGCCCTTACGGAAAAGCACATCGAGAGCCGCGCGCTGGGCAAGGGTCTGCCGCACTACATGCTGTCGTACGGCAAGGTCGGCACGCGCGCGCGAGACATGGCGACGACGTTCGGCAAGGCGATGTACCGCAAGTTCTTCCGGCGGCACGGAACCTACGTCGATCGCGACATCGAAGCGCACCTGTTCCATTCGCGCGCGCTGCGCCGGTCGCTGACCGGCCGCTACAGCCCCGATCCGGTGTCCGATGCGGGCGGCGCCGCCGGTACCGAAGCCGGACGCAAGCTGGTCCTCTTTCCGCTTCACTACGAGCCGGAATCGCTGCTGACCCACTTCAGCACTTATTACCGTCAGGAAGATATCGCGGCCCGGCTGCTCGATAGCCTGCCGCCCGATGCGCGGCTGGTGATCAAGGAGCATCCGTCGCAACCTGGCGCGCTCTTGCTGCCCAAGTGGCGCGACCTCGTGCGGGCGAAGCGGGTTATCGCGCTTCCCGGCAACTATCCCGCCTCGCGCTTGTTTGCGCTCAAGCCGACGATCGCCAGTCTCGGCAGCACTCTCGCGCTCGAGGCCGCGGTGGCCGGGTGTCCGACCGGCGTGATGGGTTCGGTCTATTTCGCGGATGCGCCGGGCATCACGCGCATCGCCCGGCCTGAAGACTGGCCGCAAGTGACCGACACGAAGCCGGCGACCCATGCCGAAATGGCCGATTGGTACGGGGATTTCCTCGACCGATACTGCTTCGCGGGCAACCTCATGCGGGGCAAGACGTGGATCGAGGACCCGGATACCGTGTTCGCGGCGCTAGACAGAGTGGCAACCAACAAGTGATCGACATCCCCTACAGCACCCAGTCGATCACGGAGGCGGATATCGCCGCGGTGGTCGACGTCCTGCGTTCGCCCTATCTCACGCAAGGGCCCAAGATCGAGGCGTTCGAGCGCGCGATCGCCGAACTTCACGATACCGCCCACGCGGTCGCCGTTTGCAACGCCACCGCGGCGCTGCACATCGCCTGCATGGCGCTGGACCTTGGCCCGAACGACAGGCTGTGGACCAGCCCGATCAGCTTCGTCGCCTCGGCCAACTGTGGCCGCTATTGCGGCGCGAAAGTCGATTTCGTCGACATCGACCCCGTTACCCGCAACATCTCGGTCGAGGTGCTGGCCGACAAGCTCGCCGCCGCCGAGCGCGACGGCACCCTGCCCAAGATCGTCGTTCCGGTCGATTTCGGCGGCTTCCCGGTCGATATGGCGGCCATCCGCGAGCTTGCCGACACGTACGGCTTCGCAATTGTCGAGGATGCGAGTCACGCGGTCGGCGCACAGTACCGCGATCGGCCGGTCGGCCAGGGCGCCGACATCACCATCCTCAGTTTCCACCCTGTCAAGATCGTCACCACCGGCG
This window harbors:
- the rfbA gene encoding glucose-1-phosphate thymidylyltransferase RfbA; its protein translation is MKGIVLAGGSGTRLYPATLSISKQLLPVYDKPMIYYPLSVLMLAGIREILVISTPRDVPMFRELLGDGSDFGISLEYAVQPQPNGLAEAFVIGADFVRGGPSALILGDNIYHGEKMGDKCAAAAAEAAKGGANVFAYHVDDPERYGVAEFDPATGKAISIEEKPANPRSNWAVTGLYFYDADVVDIAKSIKPSHRGELEITDVNRTYLERGDLHITRLGRGYAWLDTGTHDSLHEASSFVRTIEHRTGIKIACPEEVALEQGWLDAEGVLRRAAALGKTGYADYLKKLAGARA
- the pseC gene encoding UDP-4-amino-4,6-dideoxy-N-acetyl-beta-L-altrosamine transaminase yields the protein MIDIPYSTQSITEADIAAVVDVLRSPYLTQGPKIEAFERAIAELHDTAHAVAVCNATAALHIACMALDLGPNDRLWTSPISFVASANCGRYCGAKVDFVDIDPVTRNISVEVLADKLAAAERDGTLPKIVVPVDFGGFPVDMAAIRELADTYGFAIVEDASHAVGAQYRDRPVGQGADITILSFHPVKIVTTGEGGVAMTDDEGLASRLRLLRSHGVTRDPAQIERQDEGGWYYEQVTLGYNYRMTDLQAALGLSQLERLPELWAARERLSRRYDEKLAGLPLFTPPRAGDKQSAHHLYPIEIDPARSNVSRRALFDALREDGIGANVHYIPIHLQPDYRRLGFGSGDFPAAEEYYRRAVTIPLYPALTDAQQDRVIESLSRTLG
- a CDS encoding polysaccharide biosynthesis/export family protein, producing MRLSFVFAVLAAVLLGACSTGTKVGGPGSAAQVVDGAVLPAPTLADTHNTRAYRVGPLDTLSVRVYDMPELSIDRVQVAADGRLTYPLVGSVDVSGLTPTEIEDSLRSRLKAAYIRDPQVKVNLLETITQVVTVDGQVMQPGSYPVVTDMTLVKTIAAARGLKEFAKPGSIVVVRTVEGRKMAALYNLNAIRRGVYEDPPIYANDLVFVDENVAARYFGQAASLFSTLTYPLVTILQ
- the rfbC gene encoding dTDP-4-dehydrorhamnose 3,5-epimerase, with translation MTDFRPTEIDAVVEVVPPRYGDNRGWFSEVYKRTAFADAGIEIDWVQDNQSFSAPVGTVRGLHFQVPPVAQDKLVRVLAGSIFDVAVDLRRSSTTYGKWVGRTLTAEEGNQLLVPIGFAHCFMTLEPDTQVLYKVSAPWSKEHEGAIRWDDPAIDIDWPDTGHAPTLSDKDREAPLLAEFDSPFE
- a CDS encoding GumC family protein; the encoded protein is MSKTLFSQGMADMQPASADSAAVRADHGDGHVGAAPILLQYWNAALRRKWIILAIVVLAMTAGVVYTLLARPQYEATAQIEISRDERNPTKIEGAQSETSMQDQEFYQTQYTLLESRSLAERVAQQLSLANNPDFYAAHGVEPPAAGNARDQVRNAGRLLLAHVEILPITRSRLVDVTYISGDPALSARIANAWVENYIQAAIDRRFASTVGDRKFLEGRLAELAVKLEQSERQAAEFASNKGIVPLNTTIGGDGRTQTQQTLAAAQLTALSNALADATADRIAAEARTGSATNDSVVENATVASLRQQRAEAAAEYATLMEKFEPGFPAARALQNKIASLDRAIGSEESRVNRARSTGYTEAARREANLRQQVAALSGRLGQENRDEIQYNIFLRDADTTRQLYDSLLQSYKEIGVAGIGANNISIVDRAEVPTSPSAPVLTVNLLVALLLGLGLAALVVVILEQIDEGLRDPSDVRRQLNVPLLGAVPMSDVESPVAELADPKSELSEAYLSVQTSLAFATDHGVPRSLMVTSSRPAEGKSLTAYALASVLARTGKSVILVDGDMRSPSVHELDGSTNVRGLSNALAGDDDWAANVRPNATGRFTVMSAGPTPPSAAELLSGARFATVLNELASRYDHVVIDAPPVLGLADAPIIARAVEASVFVVEANGVSVRGLRSAIGRLRQSQANLVGAVMTKLTSAGFGYGYGYGYGYGYGRTADVPAE
- the pseB gene encoding UDP-N-acetylglucosamine 4,6-dehydratase (inverting), which codes for MTQGLNDKSILLTGGTGSFGKAFVRRALDLYPGIRRLVIFSRDELKQFEMQQMFPSDRYPQLRFFIGDVRDEARLRRALEGVDIVIHAAALKQVPAAEYNPFECIKTNVLGAQNLIEAALDSKVTRLVALSTDKAAAPVNLYGATKLCSDKLFIAANNIRGSRDIRFSVVRYGNVMGSRGSVIPFFLARKGQGSLPITDHAMTRFNISLDEGVDMVLWAIDNAEGGEIFVPKIPSYKIGDVASAIDPDASQDVVGIRPGEKIHEEMITESDSPNTVDLGEYYAILPSSGAVERYCADRGATPVEPGFAYNSGSNPDFLSVDQLRDLIDRHVANGSGD
- a CDS encoding O-antigen ligase family protein, with the protein product MNLRFLSSSKSSIDFKVLAVFLAVVFLLGGGARADIASLVLLRPLSVVLAGWWILRLDRAALSRHRWFLLFAGVTFGLLLLHMIPLPPSLWQSLPQRDLVERIDAAVGLGEVWRPLTLAPDAARNALWSLFVPFAVGLGMLRLDGRERRTMLAVVLGLGAMSLALSLLQVFAPSASVLWFYRVTNNGSPVGLFANRNHAAVFLAALLPLATAWAMQQGDEKRAVLKRTALVVAVVLVGLVELVSGSRAGIVAYGAAILASVLLLPTEWKPARRRAKAPPAFLGRPRRSALIAVVAFGALLVALLLLLGGQATALSRLFDSGTGDFRPMFWRRTTAMIGEYFPLGSGSASFVEAYRAGELPGDVMRSYANHAHNDYLEIALTLGIPGILLVAAILAFIVFRLLAAWRIAPVPGSNVRLARAAGAALVIFAGASIVDYPLRVPSLSAFAVVALFWLVSPRSAGRDSS